In Priestia megaterium NBRC 15308 = ATCC 14581, the following proteins share a genomic window:
- a CDS encoding erythromycin esterase family protein, translating into MGIFSKGKERYLNSVEWLSKNSIHLSEPAECTPQEFEFLRHIVKDKRIVWLGENGHNIREHNMMKSKIIEFLHKEMNFTVLAFESGLAECYSANELKEEFTDEDFLKNAVYSLWATKENLSLFQLMKKSDLSLIGIDINPSSNRDLFVKFVQQLSPVVSEDMIEKIEYIEAGVYKWYYQLGQYKSRRKKVPAEMLREFAEFKEKASVVIGDLEAYLLEEYVLHLENQELVCKVKIIIRCLQNRLYFINHIHHNHRMYKKLREKRMKENLEWICQELYPNEKIIIWAHNLHIFKQYKTFTGFEPLGAIVSNEIKKQSYYLGLFMYEGEIHTDTGQPYKIEKPPKKSLEDYMHQVQSPALFTDFSQLEKKSDNKWIFTKTIFLESGTMPTLFVPRDQLDGALFVESVSPPEYLKRSKNK; encoded by the coding sequence ATGGGGATTTTTTCAAAAGGAAAAGAGAGGTATTTAAACTCTGTGGAGTGGCTATCTAAAAACTCAATTCATTTAAGCGAACCGGCTGAATGTACGCCTCAAGAGTTTGAATTTCTCCGTCATATCGTAAAAGATAAGAGAATTGTGTGGTTAGGGGAAAATGGTCACAACATAAGAGAACATAATATGATGAAGTCAAAAATAATAGAATTTCTACATAAAGAAATGAATTTTACCGTACTGGCATTTGAAAGCGGATTAGCTGAATGCTACAGCGCTAATGAGTTAAAAGAAGAGTTTACAGATGAAGACTTTTTAAAAAACGCCGTTTATTCTTTATGGGCAACAAAAGAAAATCTATCTTTGTTTCAGCTAATGAAAAAATCAGATTTAAGTTTAATAGGAATAGATATTAATCCTTCTTCTAATCGTGATCTTTTCGTGAAATTCGTTCAGCAGCTGAGTCCCGTAGTGTCTGAAGACATGATAGAAAAGATAGAATACATTGAAGCAGGCGTGTATAAATGGTATTACCAGCTAGGGCAATATAAATCGAGAAGAAAAAAAGTTCCAGCAGAAATGCTACGTGAGTTTGCAGAGTTTAAAGAAAAAGCAAGCGTAGTAATAGGAGATTTAGAAGCTTATCTACTTGAAGAATACGTTTTGCATCTTGAAAATCAAGAGCTTGTATGTAAAGTTAAAATAATTATTCGATGCCTGCAAAACCGTTTGTATTTTATCAATCATATTCACCATAATCACCGGATGTATAAAAAACTAAGAGAAAAACGAATGAAGGAAAATTTAGAATGGATTTGTCAAGAGCTGTACCCTAATGAAAAGATTATTATCTGGGCACATAACCTTCATATTTTCAAACAATATAAAACGTTTACAGGCTTTGAACCTCTAGGAGCGATTGTCTCTAATGAAATAAAAAAACAGTCTTATTACTTAGGCTTATTTATGTATGAAGGTGAAATACATACGGATACAGGGCAGCCATATAAAATAGAGAAGCCGCCTAAAAAAAGTCTAGAGGACTATATGCATCAAGTGCAATCACCGGCCTTATTTACTGATTTCTCACAGCTTGAAAAAAAATCAGACAACAAATGGATATTTACTAAAACGATCTTTTTAGAAAGTGGTACTATGCCAACTTTATTTGTACCGCGTGACCAGCTAGACGGTGCTTTATTTGTTGAGTCTGTGTCTCCGCCTGAGTATCTTAAACGCAGTAAAAATAAATAA
- a CDS encoding beta-carotene 15,15'-monooxygenase, whose protein sequence is MGCLVLHKKTVSFIALFLLLLVISSNYVLYHSSFGLQSLPADLNGVVVGSILDLSLVAPLLFLAWQRKFSLKHFIVLMATGLIAARFIIPSEYLASFQTVMWLGVGIEGVLILFELSLLFMLVKNVPPILRRIKSSSLPLLFSFSRTVNEKFPNQTFLHILCSEMLMFYYAFGTWKKQPSNEGNTFTLYKRSSFITFQIMIIHAIIIETLGLHWLLHNTSIILSIVLLILNIYSIVFFLGDIQALRLNPLRVDDDHLYISFGLGKRMEIPFRDIAEIVEDAHILEQKIPSTTIEFIARDFETVHPDLLLTLKSPIEATLFMGIKKKYKQVAIRVDDPHAFKKIVKERLEKAQRDELI, encoded by the coding sequence GTGGGTTGTTTGGTTCTTCATAAAAAAACAGTTTCTTTTATTGCTCTTTTTTTACTGCTGTTAGTCATAAGTTCAAATTACGTGTTGTACCACTCTTCTTTTGGTCTTCAGTCGCTGCCTGCTGATCTCAACGGAGTAGTAGTAGGTTCTATTTTAGACTTAAGTCTTGTGGCTCCGCTCTTATTTCTAGCCTGGCAGCGTAAGTTCAGTCTAAAGCACTTTATTGTGTTAATGGCTACAGGCCTTATTGCTGCGCGTTTTATCATTCCAAGTGAATACTTGGCTTCTTTTCAGACGGTTATGTGGCTCGGTGTTGGAATAGAAGGAGTACTCATTTTATTTGAACTTTCGCTGCTGTTTATGCTAGTTAAAAACGTACCGCCTATTTTGAGAAGGATCAAATCAAGCTCTTTACCGCTTTTATTTTCTTTTTCGCGGACTGTAAACGAAAAGTTCCCCAACCAAACGTTTCTACACATCCTTTGTTCAGAAATGCTGATGTTTTACTATGCATTTGGAACGTGGAAGAAGCAGCCCAGTAATGAAGGGAATACGTTTACTCTGTATAAACGCTCAAGTTTTATTACGTTTCAAATTATGATTATTCATGCGATTATCATTGAAACATTAGGGCTTCACTGGCTGCTGCATAATACGTCTATCATTCTTTCAATCGTTTTACTGATCCTTAATATTTATAGCATTGTTTTCTTTTTAGGAGACATTCAAGCATTAAGGCTTAACCCTTTGCGAGTCGATGATGATCATCTATACATTTCATTTGGTTTAGGTAAGCGTATGGAGATACCATTTAGAGACATTGCTGAGATAGTAGAAGACGCTCACATTCTCGAGCAAAAAATACCCAGCACCACGATTGAATTTATCGCACGCGATTTTGAAACTGTGCATCCCGATCTTTTACTAACACTAAAATCTCCAATCGAAGCAACGCTTTTTATGGGAATCAAAAAGAAATACAAGCAGGTTGCCATTCGCGTAGATGATCCTCACGCGTTTAAAAAAATAGTCAAAGAGCGTTTGGAGAAAGCTCAGCGGGATGAGTTGATCTAG
- a CDS encoding antibiotic biosynthesis monooxygenase family protein, with amino-acid sequence MPGIVKTPDPPYYAVIFASERTEGEKGYGIMADKMVELASKQKGFLGIESARDQDLGITVSYWDSLESIRMWKENSAHRAAQHKGKKEWYQTFSLRVGKVERHSFFEM; translated from the coding sequence ATGCCTGGAATTGTTAAAACCCCTGATCCTCCTTATTATGCTGTCATTTTCGCTTCTGAAAGAACAGAAGGAGAGAAGGGTTACGGGATAATGGCAGATAAAATGGTGGAGCTTGCATCTAAACAAAAAGGCTTTTTAGGAATAGAAAGTGCTAGAGATCAAGATTTAGGTATTACCGTTTCATACTGGGATTCCTTAGAATCAATAAGAATGTGGAAAGAAAACTCAGCCCACCGCGCAGCGCAGCACAAAGGAAAAAAAGAATGGTATCAAACGTTTTCGCTTAGAGTGGGCAAAGTGGAAAGGCATAGCTTTTTTGAGATGTAG
- a CDS encoding sensor histidine kinase produces the protein MGKIKKWMNRATLKAQFVLSFHVILLYSLLATLLTWGIVISVNWFFMPGALNPANYYEKQIPDILQFVKKKEDALLSKDAKNQVESVIPLEGMDYQIMNKEGQIVYGSMSTSYTKSKRDFYSQVNTNIHSGKYIIKVYPLFDSKDEVNGAIALRYQLNMASANPNIKWIVALVTFLSLASPFLYFYLFAYLFGRRFSKKIERPFNELMTAAKNIQHNNLDFSLSVTQDAKELSQLLHAFEEMRKELKQSLAKQWQLEEDRKDMTAAIAHDLRTPLTIIHGHTEILIEGSKKDAERLNRYLHTIYTNTQRSIQLLNQLQEVSVIENPGFTVKREPIDIYTFVHEKADEFQLLCQKKEITFLSSISEADGPNQFYGDPQRISQVLDNVITNCIRYTPERGEIAWNTVIHHSEVIFEIHDTGPGFTLSNKEQLFKKFYREDASRTSGHGNLGLGLYIAHSIVKNHGGSITADNKETGGSLFKIVLPMGKK, from the coding sequence ATGGGTAAAATAAAAAAATGGATGAACCGGGCAACGTTAAAAGCGCAGTTTGTTTTATCTTTTCATGTGATTTTGCTGTATAGTCTGCTTGCTACGCTTTTAACGTGGGGAATTGTCATCTCAGTGAACTGGTTTTTTATGCCCGGAGCACTGAATCCAGCAAATTATTATGAAAAACAAATTCCCGATATTCTTCAGTTCGTTAAGAAAAAAGAAGATGCGCTCCTTTCTAAAGATGCTAAAAACCAAGTAGAATCGGTTATTCCGCTAGAAGGCATGGATTATCAAATTATGAATAAAGAAGGACAAATCGTGTATGGCTCCATGTCCACTTCATATACCAAGAGCAAACGCGATTTTTATTCTCAGGTTAATACAAATATCCATTCAGGTAAATATATTATAAAAGTCTATCCGCTTTTTGATTCAAAAGACGAAGTAAACGGGGCCATTGCGTTAAGATATCAATTAAACATGGCTTCGGCTAACCCAAATATTAAATGGATCGTTGCGCTTGTAACGTTTTTATCTCTAGCCAGTCCGTTTCTTTATTTTTATTTGTTTGCTTATTTATTTGGAAGACGATTTAGCAAAAAAATTGAACGACCTTTTAACGAGCTGATGACAGCCGCAAAGAATATTCAACATAATAATTTGGATTTTTCGCTGTCCGTGACTCAAGACGCCAAAGAATTAAGTCAGCTGCTGCATGCCTTTGAAGAAATGCGAAAAGAATTAAAGCAATCGCTAGCTAAACAGTGGCAGCTAGAAGAAGACCGTAAGGATATGACGGCTGCGATTGCGCATGATTTACGAACGCCTCTTACAATCATTCACGGTCACACCGAAATTTTAATAGAAGGAAGCAAAAAGGACGCGGAGAGGCTTAATCGATATTTACATACGATCTACACAAATACACAGCGTTCGATTCAACTATTAAATCAGCTGCAAGAAGTATCTGTCATAGAAAACCCGGGCTTTACCGTAAAACGGGAACCTATTGATATCTACACATTTGTTCATGAGAAAGCGGACGAGTTTCAGCTTTTATGTCAAAAAAAAGAGATTACCTTTTTATCTTCAATTAGTGAAGCAGACGGACCAAATCAATTTTACGGAGATCCTCAGCGCATTTCTCAAGTATTAGATAATGTCATCACAAACTGTATTCGGTACACGCCTGAACGAGGGGAGATAGCTTGGAATACCGTCATTCATCATAGCGAAGTAATCTTTGAAATACATGATACGGGTCCTGGGTTTACACTATCCAACAAAGAACAGCTGTTTAAAAAGTTTTACAGAGAAGATGCGTCGAGAACAAGCGGGCACGGGAATTTGGGGCTAGGTCTTTATATTGCTCATTCCATTGTGAAAAACCACGGAGGAAGCATCACGGCCGATAATAAGGAGACGGGAGGATCATTGTTTAAGATTGTTCTTCCGATGGGAAAGAAGTAA
- a CDS encoding response regulator transcription factor, whose product MNQTILLVDDEKDIISFMKDALQDEGYEVLFAYEGQEALKKLKINPDLIVLDVMMPGMDGFALCELIRKSISCPIIFLSAKQTEQDRVRGLLVGGDDYLVKPFSMKELKARIYAHLRREQRISSNSYSRLHFGELTIDLNGYQILHNNEVIPFTSREFEIIHFLALHPGQVFTREQLYEKVWGYDAEGDSSTITEHVKKIRAKLLKCDETPYISTVWGIGYKWVK is encoded by the coding sequence ATGAATCAAACAATTTTACTAGTGGATGATGAAAAAGACATTATTTCATTTATGAAAGATGCGCTGCAAGATGAAGGGTATGAGGTGCTGTTCGCCTACGAAGGGCAAGAAGCGTTAAAAAAGTTAAAAATAAATCCAGATTTAATTGTGCTGGATGTGATGATGCCAGGCATGGATGGCTTTGCACTTTGTGAACTAATCCGAAAAAGCATATCATGCCCCATCATCTTTTTAAGCGCAAAGCAAACGGAGCAGGACAGAGTAAGAGGACTATTGGTCGGTGGAGATGATTATTTAGTTAAACCTTTTAGCATGAAAGAACTAAAAGCCCGTATTTATGCCCATCTGCGCCGTGAGCAGAGAATTAGCAGCAATTCCTATAGCAGGCTTCATTTTGGAGAGTTAACCATTGATTTAAATGGCTATCAAATTTTACATAACAATGAAGTAATTCCGTTTACTTCGAGAGAATTTGAGATCATTCATTTTCTCGCTCTTCATCCAGGTCAGGTGTTTACACGCGAGCAGCTGTATGAAAAAGTTTGGGGCTACGACGCGGAAGGAGATTCATCTACGATTACAGAACACGTGAAAAAAATTAGAGCAAAACTATTAAAATGTGACGAAACACCTTATATCTCGACCGTTTGGGGCATTGGCTACAAATGGGTAAAATAA
- a CDS encoding ABC transporter permease, with the protein MMTGLFISELERTFKRKKTAAVLAVYAGLLAFIWFFFQRGGISFFDADHDVKIDSLNSAPLLLRDLSFAITFIVIPMFVADSFNGEYTSGALRMVLIRPHHRVKLFFVKWAVQCLLVFIILCITWLVGTCLGRMVMPHVNETTFLGGQTLGTVGALLYSLKFYGICFCIFIAVISIGSILSVLMPNSILSYVATIGALIGSVYVSDKLSFFFSVTDSVFHELSRPNSEFLVNLLFPILLISLIINLFVWKKKEWVG; encoded by the coding sequence ATGATGACAGGACTTTTTATCAGTGAATTAGAGCGAACGTTTAAACGAAAGAAAACAGCGGCTGTATTAGCCGTGTACGCAGGGTTACTTGCTTTTATTTGGTTCTTTTTTCAAAGGGGAGGCATTTCGTTTTTTGATGCAGACCACGACGTGAAAATTGATTCTTTAAATTCAGCACCGCTGCTTCTTCGAGACCTATCCTTTGCGATTACGTTTATTGTCATTCCTATGTTTGTGGCAGATAGCTTCAACGGTGAGTACACGTCGGGAGCGCTGCGCATGGTACTAATTCGGCCGCACCATCGTGTGAAGCTATTTTTTGTAAAGTGGGCGGTTCAATGTTTACTAGTTTTTATTATTCTTTGTATTACGTGGTTAGTGGGTACATGCCTTGGAAGAATGGTTATGCCTCATGTAAATGAAACAACGTTTTTAGGAGGACAGACTTTAGGGACTGTTGGAGCGTTACTATATTCGCTGAAATTTTACGGCATTTGTTTTTGCATCTTTATAGCGGTTATTAGTATCGGGAGTATCCTGAGTGTTCTTATGCCTAATTCCATTTTATCTTACGTCGCAACTATTGGTGCTTTAATTGGAAGTGTGTATGTGTCAGATAAACTAAGCTTCTTTTTCTCCGTAACCGATTCTGTTTTTCATGAATTAAGCAGGCCAAACTCTGAATTTTTAGTGAACCTATTATTTCCAATTTTACTCATTAGCCTTATAATAAACCTATTCGTATGGAAAAAGAAAGAATGGGTAGGGTGA
- a CDS encoding ABC transporter permease: MKELLVAEWERLWKRKVAWLTFLLVPVVLLAASSYLQKENGALTVDLPQYTFAGNFPVLSLAEMLFTVFNAMFLVFITLVVTGEYRSGQLRMVMIRSYSFKEIILAKAAVILLFNLLFFITYFCMSYVIGFLMFEHPQTYFVFYHSHAFNIKEALVYNLSFYGYAYLTTIAICCVLFFISVISKTTTTAVGIGVAFILISFSYPTLLTGFKQWMSEELFGQLFFTSVPMIQWQGITVMMAEKPQFVGWNFGVLGFYVLFFSGLTYVAIRKKESFL; encoded by the coding sequence ATGAAGGAGCTGTTAGTAGCGGAGTGGGAAAGACTTTGGAAAAGAAAAGTGGCGTGGCTGACCTTTCTATTAGTGCCGGTGGTGCTGTTAGCTGCTTCATCTTATCTCCAAAAAGAAAACGGAGCACTCACAGTCGATTTACCACAGTATACGTTTGCGGGAAACTTTCCTGTACTGAGCTTAGCTGAAATGTTATTTACCGTTTTTAATGCCATGTTCTTAGTTTTTATTACGCTCGTTGTTACCGGCGAGTACCGGTCAGGACAGCTGCGAATGGTCATGATACGATCATATTCGTTTAAAGAAATCATCCTAGCAAAAGCCGCAGTGATTCTGCTGTTTAATTTACTGTTTTTTATTACGTATTTTTGTATGAGCTATGTGATAGGCTTTCTGATGTTTGAACATCCGCAAACCTACTTTGTGTTTTATCACAGTCATGCTTTCAACATAAAAGAAGCGCTAGTATATAATCTTTCATTCTATGGATATGCCTATTTAACGACTATTGCGATATGCTGTGTGCTGTTTTTTATCTCTGTTATCAGCAAAACGACCACTACGGCTGTTGGAATCGGTGTTGCTTTTATACTGATCTCGTTTTCGTACCCGACTTTATTAACAGGGTTTAAGCAGTGGATGAGTGAAGAGCTTTTTGGACAGCTGTTTTTTACTTCCGTACCGATGATTCAATGGCAGGGGATCACAGTCATGATGGCAGAAAAACCGCAGTTTGTAGGCTGGAATTTCGGTGTGTTAGGTTTTTATGTGCTGTTTTTTAGCGGTTTAACGTATGTAGCTATTCGAAAAAAAGAATCATTTCTATAA
- a CDS encoding ABC transporter ATP-binding protein — translation MKNIILDVKSVSKKVRRRHLVKEVSFRINEGEICGLLGPNGAGKTTLIRLLTGLIKPTAGEVFINDKHIFSQRKEALQSVGAIVESPIFFPYMTGKENLTNLARLHSFHTKQQRQQRVKEVLDIVGLTGRENDKVRTYSLGMKQRLGIAQALLGDPDLLILDEPANGLDPMGVRELRELLFTLKRDYNKTILISSHLLDELQRVCDQIVVMREGELIWAGALDQLASGKNLEDAFVELVSQ, via the coding sequence ATGAAAAATATCATTTTAGATGTAAAAAGCGTTTCGAAAAAGGTAAGACGCCGTCACTTAGTAAAAGAAGTATCGTTTCGAATTAATGAAGGGGAAATATGTGGACTGTTAGGACCAAACGGAGCTGGTAAAACGACCTTAATTCGTTTATTGACGGGGTTAATTAAACCAACCGCAGGAGAAGTTTTTATTAATGACAAACATATTTTTTCACAAAGAAAAGAAGCGTTGCAAAGCGTTGGCGCAATTGTAGAATCGCCCATCTTTTTTCCTTATATGACAGGAAAAGAAAACCTGACAAATTTAGCTCGCCTGCATTCATTTCACACAAAACAACAAAGGCAGCAAAGAGTAAAAGAAGTGCTTGATATCGTGGGATTAACCGGCAGAGAAAACGATAAAGTTCGAACGTATTCTCTTGGAATGAAGCAGAGGCTCGGAATTGCCCAAGCGCTCTTAGGTGACCCGGACCTGTTGATACTAGATGAGCCAGCCAACGGCTTAGATCCAATGGGCGTACGTGAACTGCGCGAGCTGCTTTTTACGTTAAAACGCGACTATAACAAAACGATTTTGATTTCTAGTCATTTGCTGGATGAATTACAGCGAGTATGTGATCAAATCGTTGTGATGAGAGAAGGAGAGCTAATATGGGCCGGCGCTCTAGACCAGTTAGCATCCGGTAAAAATCTGGAAGATGCGTTTGTAGAGCTGGTGTCACAATGA
- a CDS encoding YesK family protein — protein MMIGGPLLIALVPGVLVILVTWLFRKMKWNKVVRMAPSILTVITAAVLFYIGYGEVRGFEGAGYLFLSMFLLLFAVVSYIVVKKPVQQFL, from the coding sequence ATGATGATAGGCGGTCCTTTACTGATTGCACTGGTGCCAGGTGTACTTGTAATCCTTGTAACTTGGCTATTCAGAAAAATGAAATGGAACAAAGTCGTTAGAATGGCTCCTTCAATTCTAACCGTTATTACTGCGGCTGTACTTTTTTATATTGGTTATGGAGAAGTAAGAGGCTTTGAAGGTGCGGGCTATTTGTTTTTATCCATGTTTTTGCTTTTATTTGCAGTGGTATCCTATATTGTAGTTAAAAAACCTGTACAACAATTTTTATAA
- a CDS encoding DUF4030 domain-containing protein codes for MKKPFNFYIDDNSLEKLNEELIWKPTRKQKHKQRLLETIDQLESSPPKSKRNLFSIKQNHLVRNIVYCGVTLFLLSGAFISSAFVSPAMAQVAAKIPYVGQLFKQKPIADVLYQELEKKGYKTASVGQTYYGGKKELVVSVEGSEKYFNKVRGDITDIATNILSKRQYDAYTFKIERMEPYVYTEPNAQEKKIEKIQTDISTELEKHHYDFLIANVSFNSPPRVELEIPNTEKRVEEIKALIHAVLAENKAENALIKIKKINLKKRDQDNRWGTIVTDIGEDLLGKKKYHVKMVGYSVHPEPQLFIYTSLNVSEDNKKFADKLKGIIDEFLETKEMKNKVKGDSYTVVIYGKGNKKLN; via the coding sequence ATGAAGAAACCGTTTAATTTTTATATAGATGACAATTCGCTAGAAAAATTGAACGAGGAGTTGATTTGGAAACCAACAAGGAAGCAAAAACATAAACAAAGGCTTTTAGAAACAATTGATCAATTAGAATCTTCACCACCAAAGTCTAAAAGAAATTTATTTTCTATAAAACAAAATCATCTGGTAAGAAATATTGTATATTGTGGGGTTACCCTCTTTCTTTTGAGCGGTGCATTCATTAGTTCAGCTTTTGTTTCTCCAGCAATGGCCCAAGTGGCTGCTAAAATTCCTTACGTAGGACAGCTTTTTAAGCAAAAGCCTATAGCCGATGTATTATATCAAGAGCTTGAAAAAAAGGGATATAAAACAGCTAGCGTGGGGCAGACCTATTATGGAGGGAAAAAAGAATTAGTTGTATCAGTAGAAGGGTCGGAGAAGTATTTTAATAAGGTACGAGGAGACATAACTGATATTGCAACCAACATTTTGTCCAAAAGGCAATATGATGCCTATACGTTTAAAATTGAAAGAATGGAGCCGTATGTCTATACGGAACCGAATGCACAAGAGAAAAAAATTGAAAAGATTCAAACTGATATTTCTACAGAATTAGAGAAGCATCATTATGATTTTTTAATAGCTAACGTTAGTTTTAATTCTCCGCCAAGAGTAGAGCTGGAAATTCCTAATACAGAAAAGAGAGTAGAAGAAATAAAAGCCCTCATTCATGCTGTTCTGGCTGAAAATAAGGCAGAGAATGCTTTAATAAAAATAAAGAAAATAAATCTTAAGAAACGTGATCAAGATAATCGATGGGGAACTATTGTTACGGATATAGGCGAAGACTTATTAGGAAAAAAGAAATATCATGTCAAGATGGTAGGCTATTCTGTTCATCCCGAACCACAATTATTTATCTACACTTCATTAAACGTTTCCGAAGATAATAAGAAATTTGCCGATAAACTTAAAGGAATTATCGATGAATTTCTTGAAACAAAAGAAATGAAGAATAAAGTGAAAGGTGATTCTTACACAGTTGTGATTTACGGGAAAGGGAATAAAAAACTAAACTAA
- a CDS encoding RNA polymerase sigma factor produces MENTKKEEIERWYDEHSNALLKFILMLVKDYQQAEDLTHETFVKAYLSYDLFQQNASEKTWLFRIAHNVTIDYFRKQKPTSLLKDFLLSKKDHARLPQEMIELKESSLELYQALGKLKDSHRKVILLRKVQGFSVKDTATILGWSESKVKSAQFRAIPALRKQLVKDGYVYEETV; encoded by the coding sequence TTGGAAAATACGAAAAAAGAAGAGATTGAGCGTTGGTATGACGAACATAGTAACGCCTTATTAAAATTTATTTTGATGCTCGTAAAAGATTATCAGCAAGCTGAAGATTTGACCCATGAAACATTTGTAAAAGCTTATCTTTCCTATGATTTATTTCAGCAAAACGCTAGTGAAAAGACGTGGTTATTTCGTATTGCCCATAATGTAACGATTGATTATTTTCGAAAACAAAAGCCTACTAGTCTTTTAAAAGACTTTCTTCTTTCGAAAAAGGATCATGCTCGTTTACCTCAAGAAATGATTGAGCTTAAAGAAAGTTCTCTAGAACTGTATCAAGCGTTAGGAAAGCTCAAAGATTCACATCGTAAAGTTATTTTACTGCGCAAAGTTCAAGGTTTTTCGGTTAAAGATACAGCGACTATTTTAGGCTGGTCTGAAAGTAAAGTAAAATCAGCGCAGTTCAGGGCAATTCCTGCTTTAAGAAAGCAGTTAGTAAAGGATGGATACGTATATGAAGAAACCGTTTAA
- a CDS encoding DUF2975 domain-containing protein gives MNVKRGSTTFLKVIIFLIGIAVLAACIFLLPEAARRDAIERPGDYSLYPLLVCTYGICITFSVALYQIFKLLTYIEKNNAFSELSLQSLKIIKKCTFTVIFFILLAIVYLRVHAQFTGDDAAGPISLGLMGILATSIIAAIVDVFQKPIKNVMDSQPKNN, from the coding sequence ATGAATGTTAAACGAGGTTCTACCACTTTCTTAAAGGTAATAATTTTTCTGATTGGAATTGCAGTGCTTGCCGCATGTATATTTTTGTTGCCTGAAGCAGCCAGAAGAGATGCTATAGAGCGTCCTGGTGATTATTCGCTATATCCACTTTTGGTATGTACATATGGAATATGTATCACGTTTTCTGTGGCGTTGTATCAAATTTTTAAACTTTTAACCTATATCGAAAAGAATAATGCTTTCTCTGAGTTATCTCTTCAGTCTTTGAAGATAATAAAAAAATGCACTTTTACTGTCATTTTCTTTATTTTGTTAGCAATAGTTTATTTAAGGGTGCATGCTCAATTCACAGGTGATGATGCAGCAGGTCCAATATCTCTAGGTCTAATGGGCATCTTGGCAACAAGTATCATCGCAGCCATTGTGGACGTGTTTCAAAAACCTATAAAGAATGTCATGGATTCACAGCCAAAAAACAATTAA
- a CDS encoding DUF2975 domain-containing protein, producing the protein MKIATTLFLKIAVILIGIPVLALCIFLVPELADAVADFLGIHSIEYIIFILLYGGTLPFYFALYQAFKLLSYIDKNIAFSELSVRILMSIKYCAISICSLHVLGLPVYYLVADKDDAPGLIFVGMVIPFASLVIAVFAAVLQRLLQEAINIKSENDLTV; encoded by the coding sequence ATGAAGATAGCAACCACATTATTTTTGAAGATAGCAGTTATTCTCATTGGAATTCCGGTTCTCGCTTTGTGCATATTTCTGGTTCCTGAACTGGCAGATGCGGTAGCGGATTTCTTAGGTATTCATTCCATAGAATATATCATTTTCATCCTTTTATATGGAGGAACATTACCTTTTTACTTCGCCCTTTACCAAGCTTTTAAACTGTTAAGTTATATTGACAAGAACATTGCTTTCTCCGAATTGTCTGTTCGAATTTTAATGAGCATCAAATACTGCGCCATTTCCATCTGTAGTTTGCATGTTTTAGGTTTACCCGTCTATTATCTCGTGGCAGATAAAGACGATGCCCCAGGTCTCATATTTGTTGGAATGGTCATTCCTTTTGCTTCGTTGGTTATCGCAGTTTTTGCTGCTGTTCTCCAAAGGCTTTTGCAAGAAGCGATTAACATAAAATCAGAAAATGATTTAACGGTCTGA
- a CDS encoding helix-turn-helix domain-containing protein has protein sequence MAIIINIDVMLAKRKMSVTELSERVGITMANLSILKNGKAKAVRFSTLEAICKTLDCQPGDILEYKSDEDNQ, from the coding sequence ATGGCAATTATTATTAATATTGATGTGATGTTAGCAAAACGAAAAATGAGCGTAACCGAGCTTTCAGAGAGGGTTGGAATTACTATGGCGAATCTTTCCATCCTGAAAAATGGGAAAGCAAAAGCGGTTCGTTTTTCAACATTAGAAGCAATATGTAAGACTTTGGATTGTCAGCCAGGCGATATTTTGGAGTACAAAAGCGACGAAGACAATCAATAA